In Fluviicola taffensis DSM 16823, the following are encoded in one genomic region:
- a CDS encoding TIGR00730 family Rossman fold protein, translating to MNALRKDWNEIKTNDSWAIFKIMSEFVEGYERMAKIGPCISIFGSARTKDENKYYQLSVEIGEKLAKSGYGIITGGGPGIMEAGNKGAHQAGGKSVGLNIDLPFEQFHNKYVDRGSLLNFDYFFVRKVIFVKYSQGFVVLPGGFGTMDELFEAITLIQTKKITKRPVVLVGRDYWTGLVEWVQKVMLEKENNIHPEDMRFLTIVDTADEAVKYIEDFYKTHDLSPNF from the coding sequence ATGAACGCACTACGCAAAGACTGGAACGAGATAAAAACAAACGATAGCTGGGCAATTTTTAAAATTATGTCTGAGTTTGTAGAGGGATACGAGCGAATGGCCAAAATTGGTCCGTGTATTTCGATTTTCGGTTCAGCTAGAACCAAGGATGAAAACAAATACTATCAATTAAGTGTAGAGATTGGTGAAAAATTGGCGAAATCAGGATATGGAATCATCACTGGTGGTGGTCCAGGAATTATGGAAGCTGGAAACAAAGGTGCACATCAAGCAGGGGGGAAATCTGTTGGATTAAATATCGACCTTCCTTTTGAACAATTTCACAATAAATATGTGGATCGAGGAAGCCTACTAAATTTTGATTATTTCTTCGTGCGAAAGGTTATTTTCGTGAAGTATTCGCAAGGATTTGTCGTCCTCCCTGGAGGGTTTGGAACAATGGATGAATTGTTTGAAGCAATCACTTTAATTCAAACTAAGAAAATCACCAAAAGACCTGTTGTATTGGTAGGTCGAGATTATTGGACTGGTTTGGTAGAATGGGTTCAAAAAGTGATGTTGGAAAAAGAGAACAATATCCATCCAGAAGACATGCGTTTCTTAACAATCGTTGATACGGCAGACGAAGCGGTGAAATACATCGAAGATTTCTACAAAACACACGATCTGAGTCCCAACTTTTAA
- a CDS encoding exo-beta-N-acetylmuramidase NamZ family protein, producing the protein MRIRKYIKLLALKSIILLFTVSCATKPITSKTVETTPNTKEKEYPVIQPIDDEIKYDAYGTEKIPDLQLGNARMHLYLDSLRGKRVAIVANQSSSLGSMHLVDTLLALGINIRKVFAPEHGFRGTADAGEKVWSHQDPVTGLPIVSLYGNNKKPRADQLWDIDIVLFDIQDVGVRFYTYISTLHYVMEACAENNKALIVLDRPNPNAHYVDGPILEKDQTSFIGMHPVPIVYGMTIGEYALMVNGEFWLHNDVTCQMYIVPCRNYTHKTKFEIAIPPSPNLRTDLAINLYPSLCLFEATTVSIGRGTERPFEQYGHPSFRNTGFTFVPMPTTGAKDPLWQNRTCNGYDLRASQNKRMYEINLNWIINARDQLGDSIDFINQRNFFDRLAGTATLRAQLKAGLSAKEIKETWKLGIESFLKTRKKYLIYR; encoded by the coding sequence ATGCGGATACGAAAGTACATAAAGCTTTTGGCGTTGAAAAGTATTATTTTGCTTTTCACAGTTTCCTGCGCTACAAAACCAATAACTTCCAAAACAGTTGAAACTACTCCGAATACCAAAGAAAAAGAATATCCAGTTATTCAACCCATTGATGATGAAATCAAATACGATGCTTACGGGACTGAAAAAATCCCGGATTTACAGCTAGGAAATGCGCGAATGCACCTATACTTAGATTCCTTGCGCGGAAAAAGAGTTGCCATTGTTGCCAATCAATCTTCTTCTCTCGGATCAATGCATTTAGTGGATACTTTACTTGCTTTGGGAATCAACATTCGGAAAGTATTTGCACCTGAGCATGGATTTAGAGGAACTGCAGATGCTGGTGAAAAGGTTTGGAGTCACCAAGATCCTGTAACCGGATTACCCATTGTTTCGTTGTACGGAAACAACAAAAAACCACGTGCAGACCAATTATGGGATATTGACATCGTTTTATTTGACATCCAAGATGTAGGAGTGCGCTTCTACACCTATATTTCTACCTTGCATTATGTCATGGAAGCATGTGCTGAAAATAATAAAGCATTGATTGTTTTGGATCGCCCGAATCCGAATGCTCATTACGTTGATGGACCAATTTTAGAAAAAGATCAAACATCCTTTATTGGAATGCATCCAGTGCCTATTGTTTACGGAATGACCATTGGTGAATATGCTTTGATGGTGAATGGTGAATTTTGGTTGCACAACGATGTTACTTGTCAAATGTACATTGTTCCTTGCCGCAATTACACACACAAAACCAAATTTGAAATAGCCATTCCTCCTTCACCAAATTTGCGAACAGACTTAGCTATTAATTTGTACCCCAGTTTGTGTTTATTTGAAGCAACAACTGTGAGTATTGGAAGAGGAACTGAACGTCCCTTTGAACAGTACGGCCACCCCAGTTTTAGAAACACCGGATTTACCTTTGTACCCATGCCAACAACAGGTGCGAAAGATCCACTTTGGCAAAACCGCACGTGTAATGGCTACGATTTAAGAGCCAGCCAAAACAAGCGCATGTATGAAATCAATTTGAATTGGATCATCAATGCGCGCGATCAATTGGGAGATAGCATTGACTTTATCAATCAACGAAACTTCTTTGATCGCTTAGCCGGAACAGCGACTCTACGTGCTCAATTAAAAGCTGGTTTAAGCGCAAAGGAAATCAAAGAAACCTGGAAATTGGGGATTGAATCGTTTTTAAAAACGCGTAAAAAGTATTTGATTTACAGATAG
- a CDS encoding 3-deoxy-D-manno-octulosonic acid transferase — translation MRIFYGFGIRFFYAVMWLVSWFHPKAKKWILGRRVSIDSYNIPKEKEVVWFHCASLGEFDQGLPVMNAYKEAHSDSFLLVTFFSPSGIEFYNKRDHQVDLAMYLPLDTKVKAEKFIAHFNPRMVFFVKYEFWYNHLKCARRNGAKIYGVSSLFRPSHRFFKWYGGFFRKALRLFDHFYAQDIRSKDLLNSIGINQVTVTGDTRYDRMIAVKDQIQENEIIRSFVEAKPVLILGSSWIIDEEILVPALSEMRKKYKLIIAPHDISEKHIEQISAEFDFDLERYTNFQNLGKDILILDTIGQLTNAYHYADLAYIGGGFTGKLHNILEPGAFGIPIFFGPKYARFPEAQLFLDHGVAYTIEDSFSFEKAVEDALGKRAQINEKLAEIFARNQGAAKKIISSLS, via the coding sequence ATGAGGATATTTTACGGTTTTGGGATTCGTTTTTTTTATGCCGTCATGTGGCTCGTATCTTGGTTTCATCCAAAAGCGAAGAAATGGATTCTAGGACGACGTGTTTCGATTGATTCGTACAATATTCCCAAAGAGAAAGAAGTTGTTTGGTTTCACTGTGCGTCTTTAGGGGAATTTGATCAAGGACTTCCTGTAATGAATGCCTACAAAGAAGCTCATTCCGATTCATTTTTGTTGGTCACTTTTTTCAGTCCTTCGGGAATAGAATTTTACAACAAGCGTGATCATCAGGTCGATTTAGCTATGTATTTGCCTTTAGATACAAAAGTAAAAGCCGAAAAGTTCATTGCTCATTTCAATCCCCGAATGGTATTTTTTGTGAAGTATGAATTTTGGTACAATCACCTGAAATGCGCGCGAAGAAATGGTGCGAAAATCTACGGAGTTAGCAGTTTGTTTCGACCAAGTCATCGTTTTTTTAAATGGTATGGTGGATTTTTCAGAAAAGCGCTGCGATTATTTGATCATTTTTACGCCCAAGATATTCGTTCCAAGGATTTATTGAATAGTATTGGAATAAATCAAGTTACAGTTACTGGTGATACGCGCTACGATAGAATGATAGCCGTAAAGGATCAAATTCAAGAAAATGAAATCATCCGCTCTTTTGTGGAAGCAAAGCCTGTTTTGATTTTGGGGAGTTCTTGGATCATTGACGAAGAAATTTTAGTTCCTGCATTGTCTGAAATGCGTAAGAAATATAAGCTAATTATTGCTCCACATGATATCTCTGAAAAGCATATTGAGCAAATTTCCGCAGAGTTTGATTTTGATTTGGAACGCTATACTAATTTCCAAAATTTGGGAAAAGACATCCTCATTTTAGATACGATTGGCCAATTAACAAATGCTTATCACTATGCTGATTTAGCATATATCGGAGGAGGATTTACAGGTAAATTACATAACATCTTAGAGCCCGGAGCTTTTGGGATTCCCATTTTTTTTGGACCAAAATACGCGCGTTTTCCAGAAGCTCAATTGTTCCTGGATCACGGTGTGGCTTATACAATCGAAGATAGTTTCAGTTTTGAAAAAGCAGTGGAGGATGCACTTGGAAAAAGAGCTCAAATCAATGAAAAACTTGCAGAGATTTTTGCACGAAATCAAGGAGCAGCGAAGAAGATTATTAGTTCGTTAAGCTAA
- a CDS encoding ABC transporter permease has protein sequence MYFRIRMGNNWNVIFFIAKKLQRKQAVVDESLQGTKRAAKPITRIAVLSISLAMVVNIVTIAVVEGFQQEVSRKVIGFGSHISIQKEGEISLRESEPLMRNPTFEKLLRKINGVTHVQSVAYKPALIQSRGNVAQKEILGVVLKGVDKNYDWSFFKSYLKEGKLPTFKERASTEVLISKRIANDLHYKLGDTINAYFVKQRPIQRQFHIVGIYETGLEDFDKELVFCYLPQVQQLNDWGITSEILIDDTLSPYGELIIRAQVSGGNGNYRFDWGEGYEKYAGFSICPTKDTTIRLIVSDYWTFMDEPAGSLDARDGETTIPDTTYLKIKVRGDKMAFCNFKVDSEQKLVRKFLDQEGYHYQLNGGQKTLDVESFPGKGSFSEYIGSYELSVKDFSDIENQKFKIRKVVAYNPDFQQQVKVNSIKDNQRDLFVWLSFLDINLAIVLILMLVIGIVNMGSALLVLILVRTNFIGVLKAMGGNNGFVRKIFLVHIGQLILKGMIWGNVVGIGLCWLQYQFHIIPLDPKVYYLNTVPIEFSLLKIGVLNCITLGVCLIALFVPSLLISRINPAKSIRFK, from the coding sequence ATGTACTTTCGTATCCGCATGGGCAATAATTGGAATGTTATATTTTTCATAGCTAAAAAACTTCAACGCAAACAGGCCGTTGTAGACGAATCTTTGCAAGGAACTAAAAGGGCTGCAAAGCCAATTACACGAATTGCTGTTTTGAGCATTTCTCTTGCAATGGTTGTAAATATCGTCACAATTGCTGTTGTTGAAGGATTCCAACAAGAAGTGAGCCGCAAAGTTATAGGTTTTGGTTCACATATCTCCATTCAAAAAGAAGGAGAAATTTCTTTGAGAGAATCTGAACCGCTCATGCGTAATCCAACGTTCGAAAAATTACTTCGAAAAATTAACGGCGTAACCCATGTTCAATCAGTTGCTTACAAGCCTGCTCTTATTCAATCGAGAGGAAATGTAGCCCAAAAAGAGATCCTTGGAGTTGTTTTAAAAGGTGTTGATAAAAATTACGATTGGTCTTTTTTTAAATCCTATTTGAAAGAAGGGAAATTACCCACATTTAAAGAACGAGCTTCAACCGAGGTGCTTATTTCCAAGCGTATTGCCAATGATTTGCATTATAAATTGGGAGATACCATCAATGCTTATTTTGTGAAGCAACGCCCAATTCAACGCCAGTTTCACATTGTTGGAATTTACGAAACGGGCTTGGAAGATTTCGACAAAGAATTGGTTTTTTGTTATCTGCCACAGGTTCAGCAATTGAATGATTGGGGAATTACCTCTGAAATTTTAATTGATGATACACTTTCGCCGTATGGTGAGTTAATCATTCGCGCACAAGTTTCAGGTGGAAATGGAAATTACCGATTCGATTGGGGAGAAGGCTATGAAAAGTATGCGGGGTTTTCTATTTGTCCTACAAAAGACACAACGATTCGATTGATTGTTTCCGATTATTGGACATTCATGGACGAACCTGCTGGAAGTTTAGATGCAAGAGATGGAGAAACGACTATTCCTGATACTACTTATTTGAAAATCAAGGTTCGTGGCGATAAAATGGCTTTTTGTAATTTCAAAGTGGACTCTGAACAAAAATTGGTTCGAAAGTTCCTAGATCAAGAAGGATATCATTATCAATTAAATGGTGGTCAAAAAACACTAGATGTGGAATCTTTCCCTGGAAAAGGATCATTTAGTGAATACATTGGGTCTTATGAATTGAGTGTAAAAGATTTTTCAGACATTGAAAATCAAAAATTCAAGATCCGAAAAGTGGTTGCTTATAACCCCGATTTTCAACAACAAGTAAAGGTTAATAGCATCAAAGACAATCAACGTGATTTGTTTGTTTGGTTGAGTTTTCTGGATATAAATTTGGCTATTGTACTAATTCTCATGTTGGTTATTGGAATCGTAAATATGGGTTCTGCTTTGCTCGTTTTAATCTTGGTGAGAACCAACTTTATAGGGGTTTTAAAGGCAATGGGGGGCAATAATGGATTTGTTCGAAAGATCTTTTTGGTTCATATTGGTCAATTAATTTTAAAGGGAATGATTTGGGGGAATGTAGTTGGAATTGGACTTTGCTGGTTGCAATATCAGTTTCATATCATTCCATTAGATCCGAAAGTTTATTACTTAAATACGGTTCCAATTGAGTTTAGCTTATTGAAAATTGGGGTGTTGAATTGCATTACTTTGGGAGTGTGTTTGATTGCTTTATTTGTTCCATCACTTTTGATTAGTCGAATAAATCCAGCTAAATCTATCCGATTTAAATAA
- a CDS encoding gliding motility-associated C-terminal domain-containing protein, translated as MTNIYSNRARILMSFLFSSLFVVASLAQCPGSNTGYINAQVSLNNAAGGTDPWNNPGNALTDNNSYATMTNAALLIGGTVRSSNFLVFRNLNLNIPVNAQICGVQVEVRKLSSDNSGSNWTRDLDIRLLKNNQITGTNHANTGVNWPTSETAFTYGTNSDLWGTTLNGMEVSSNGFGVAIAAESRAAGLLLPTVISYIDAVRIRVYYFVPLSDSDNDGIQDVSDIDWDGDGVANNAELLPCTATSTLPLTAQSDPTLFYPTISGVWANMISRNTTGAGIVNFNISENYSAVTGLEVYTEQDVTAAIDQSVQVLRFSQPVSNLSFKLQDIDIAAGQFQDRITVNAYSFGQLYQLTAADYTIGSGNFNSFTGSNRFLGLVAMDNTELNGTITVNIPVLVDSVRFVYDNLDAGLGNQGYGLGEIKFCSPVASSQDFDNDGKPDWKDQDSDNDGILDLHEYQTSAGFIPPTGSDSDGDGLDNAYDVSTGGTLIVPVNTDGADSPDYIDLDSDNDGFSDQLEGNDANHNCVADFNLLNIDTDNDGLDNAYDPNNGGTTAPRQDSDNDGLPDWRENTVPTTAAAGNDQSGCGTTYTMAANVPVSGQGYWTVASGAGSFSNIHTATATVSSLNTGANTYNWIIYTDGCHSSSDQVVINQSTPISTPSAMSNGPLCEGATLNLTTSAVLNASYSWTGPNSFTSSLQNPSISAITAAGAGTYNVTVSVAGCSSAAGSTSVTINPAPIAPAASSNSPVCNGSSINLTTPGIIGATYLWSGPNGFSSTLQNPTIGSVNSIHAGTYSLQITVSGCPSITSSTTNVIVNPIPTGATASSNSPVCQNGSINLAATTVSGATYSWTGPNSFSSTDQNPIIPNAQAVNAGSYSVTTIVNGCSSTASATSVVINPSATIALGTVSNPTTCSSTDGSIQVTGSATGNLIWTGTSSGSQMGVTLPATIPNLGSGSYNISLVLASGCSSNILAQTLSGPSAPATPTITPGGATTFCSGGSVVLTSSAATTYLWSTGETTQSISVSAGGSYTVTVGNGSGCVATSLATVITVNPAPSMPIIMASGPTTFCTGGSVTLTSSSATGNTWSTTATTQAITVSTSGTYSVTVSNGTCSSTSVGTIVTVNAPPSVPIITPGGPTTFCAGGSVTLTSSAPSGNTWSTTEITPSITVSTSGSYTVSVGSGSCTATSAPTMITVNPAPVATITPGGPTSFCMGGSVTLTASAGTSYLWSSGETTQSITVSTSGSYTVTVTSAGCSATSSATVVTVSTSPAVPIITPSGPTTFCLGSSVTLTSSTGGSYLWSDGSTTQAITVSSSGSYSVTITTGGCSASSTPTTVTVNPTPPTPTITAGGPTNFCAGDSVQLTSSTAASYLWSNGETTQSIWVHLTGTYTVTVSNGTCSSQASLPTSVTLIDCNVDTDGDGLTDFEEVTDTGTDPNNPDTDGDGVLDGEEVNGVDDPSTPYVATGTSDPLDPCDPINTSPACDTDGDGLNNGDEATNGTDPTNPDTDGDGYTDGYEVTNGSDPLDPCDPNNMSVACDSDGDGLTNGDEATAGTNPNNPDTDGDGVLDGEEVHGVNDSSTPYTPTGTSNPLDPCDPLPTSVACDGDGDGVSDDDEATNGTNPNDPDTDGDGVLDGEEVYGIDNPSTSYVATGTSDPLNPCDPLPNSPACDSGTGGIESVVVPEGFSPNGDNSNEVLIIPNLSNYPDHSFKVFNRWGAEVYKASPYNNDWDGTMQGKMAVGKDVLPEGTYFYILQLNADKIIKGYIYLTR; from the coding sequence ATGACCAATATTTACTCGAATCGAGCTAGGATTCTTATGTCCTTCTTGTTTAGCTCTCTTTTCGTTGTAGCATCTCTTGCGCAGTGTCCCGGATCCAATACGGGTTATATCAATGCCCAAGTCAGTTTGAATAATGCTGCTGGAGGAACAGACCCTTGGAACAATCCTGGAAATGCACTAACTGATAATAACAGTTATGCCACTATGACCAATGCAGCCTTATTGATTGGAGGAACCGTTAGAAGTTCCAATTTTTTGGTCTTCAGGAATCTAAACTTAAATATTCCGGTAAACGCACAAATTTGTGGTGTTCAAGTGGAAGTAAGAAAATTAAGTTCAGATAACTCTGGTTCAAATTGGACCCGCGATTTGGATATTCGGTTGTTAAAAAACAATCAAATTACAGGAACGAATCATGCAAATACAGGTGTCAATTGGCCAACAAGTGAAACAGCATTTACTTACGGAACCAATTCCGATTTATGGGGAACAACTCTGAATGGCATGGAGGTTAGCAGCAATGGCTTTGGTGTTGCAATAGCTGCGGAATCAAGAGCTGCGGGGTTGTTACTTCCAACGGTTATTTCATACATTGATGCAGTTCGTATCAGAGTTTACTATTTTGTTCCATTAAGCGATTCAGATAATGATGGTATTCAAGATGTATCAGATATTGATTGGGATGGAGATGGAGTTGCAAATAATGCGGAATTGTTGCCTTGTACTGCAACATCTACTTTACCACTAACTGCTCAATCAGATCCAACGTTGTTTTATCCAACTATATCGGGTGTTTGGGCAAATATGATTAGTAGAAATACAACAGGTGCGGGAATCGTAAATTTTAACATCTCTGAAAATTATTCTGCAGTAACTGGTTTGGAAGTTTACACCGAACAAGATGTTACTGCTGCAATCGATCAATCAGTTCAAGTACTTCGTTTTAGCCAACCAGTTAGTAATCTATCGTTCAAGCTTCAAGATATTGACATTGCAGCAGGTCAATTCCAAGACCGGATTACTGTAAATGCCTATTCTTTTGGACAATTATATCAATTGACAGCTGCGGATTATACGATTGGATCTGGAAATTTTAACTCCTTTACTGGAAGTAATAGATTTCTTGGTTTAGTAGCTATGGATAACACCGAGTTAAATGGAACCATTACCGTGAATATTCCAGTTCTAGTCGATTCTGTTCGATTTGTTTATGATAACCTAGATGCAGGTCTTGGAAATCAGGGATATGGACTTGGTGAAATAAAATTCTGTTCTCCAGTAGCTTCTTCACAAGACTTTGACAATGATGGAAAACCAGATTGGAAAGATCAGGATTCCGATAACGATGGAATTTTGGATTTGCATGAGTATCAAACTTCAGCTGGATTTATTCCACCAACAGGATCAGACTCGGATGGTGATGGATTAGACAATGCATACGATGTAAGTACTGGAGGAACATTGATTGTTCCAGTTAATACAGATGGAGCGGATAGCCCAGATTACATTGATTTAGATTCAGACAATGATGGGTTCTCCGATCAGTTGGAAGGAAATGATGCCAATCACAATTGTGTGGCAGATTTCAATCTTCTCAATATTGATACGGATAATGACGGGTTAGATAACGCGTATGACCCAAATAATGGAGGAACAACTGCTCCAAGACAAGATTCAGATAATGATGGTCTTCCTGATTGGAGAGAAAATACGGTTCCAACAACAGCAGCTGCTGGAAATGATCAAAGTGGATGTGGAACAACTTATACAATGGCGGCAAACGTGCCGGTTTCAGGTCAAGGTTATTGGACAGTAGCATCTGGAGCAGGTTCATTCTCTAACATTCATACTGCAACAGCAACAGTTTCTAGTTTGAATACGGGTGCGAACACCTATAATTGGATTATTTATACAGATGGTTGTCATTCGTCTTCCGATCAAGTTGTAATCAATCAAAGTACTCCAATCTCAACACCAAGCGCCATGAGTAATGGACCTTTGTGTGAAGGAGCTACTCTAAATTTAACAACATCTGCTGTCTTGAATGCTAGTTATTCATGGACAGGACCAAATAGCTTTACGAGTTCTTTGCAAAATCCTTCAATTTCAGCAATTACTGCGGCAGGTGCAGGAACTTACAATGTGACCGTTTCTGTTGCAGGATGTAGTTCAGCAGCAGGTAGCACATCTGTAACTATCAATCCAGCACCTATAGCGCCAGCAGCGTCAAGTAATTCACCTGTTTGTAATGGTTCTTCAATCAACCTAACGACACCAGGTATTATTGGTGCAACTTATCTTTGGTCAGGACCAAATGGGTTTAGCTCTACGCTTCAAAATCCAACTATTGGATCAGTAAATAGTATTCATGCAGGAACCTATTCCTTGCAAATTACCGTAAGTGGATGCCCTTCGATTACTTCATCAACAACGAATGTGATTGTAAATCCAATTCCAACAGGAGCTACAGCATCAAGTAATTCACCTGTTTGTCAGAATGGAAGTATCAATTTAGCAGCAACAACTGTTTCAGGAGCAACTTATTCTTGGACAGGACCTAATAGTTTTTCAAGTACAGATCAAAATCCAATTATTCCAAATGCACAAGCAGTGAATGCTGGATCTTACTCTGTGACTACAATTGTCAATGGATGTAGTTCAACAGCAAGCGCAACTTCTGTTGTCATTAATCCGAGTGCAACAATCGCATTAGGAACAGTGTCTAATCCAACAACTTGTTCATCAACTGATGGAAGTATTCAAGTAACGGGTTCTGCAACGGGGAATTTAATTTGGACGGGTACTTCTTCAGGAAGTCAAATGGGAGTAACTCTTCCAGCGACCATTCCAAATTTGGGTTCAGGATCTTATAATATTTCACTGGTATTGGCATCAGGTTGTTCATCTAATATCTTGGCACAAACCCTTAGTGGACCAAGTGCACCAGCAACCCCAACAATCACACCTGGAGGTGCTACGACATTTTGCTCGGGAGGTTCAGTTGTTTTAACCTCTTCAGCAGCAACCACTTATTTGTGGTCAACGGGAGAAACAACTCAATCCATCAGTGTTTCTGCGGGTGGTTCGTATACAGTAACTGTAGGAAACGGATCAGGATGTGTAGCTACATCTTTAGCAACAGTGATTACTGTAAATCCAGCTCCATCAATGCCAATTATTATGGCTAGTGGACCAACAACATTCTGTACAGGAGGTTCGGTAACGCTCACTTCATCATCAGCAACTGGGAATACTTGGTCTACAACTGCAACAACACAGGCAATCACAGTTTCAACCTCAGGAACATATTCTGTAACTGTTTCTAATGGAACATGCAGCTCAACGAGTGTTGGAACAATTGTTACGGTAAATGCCCCACCATCAGTTCCAATAATTACACCTGGAGGCCCAACAACATTTTGCGCTGGAGGATCAGTTACTTTAACATCTTCCGCTCCATCAGGAAATACTTGGTCAACAACAGAAATAACTCCTTCCATCACTGTTTCTACGAGTGGTTCGTATACTGTGAGCGTTGGTTCAGGAAGTTGTACTGCTACGAGTGCTCCAACGATGATAACTGTTAATCCTGCTCCAGTAGCAACAATCACACCTGGGGGGCCAACTTCATTTTGTATGGGAGGATCAGTTACTTTGACAGCATCTGCAGGTACAAGTTATTTATGGTCATCTGGAGAGACAACGCAATCTATTACAGTTTCAACTTCAGGTTCTTATACGGTTACAGTCACATCTGCTGGTTGTAGCGCAACAAGTTCAGCAACTGTTGTAACGGTTAGTACTTCTCCAGCTGTACCAATAATTACTCCTAGTGGACCAACTACTTTCTGTTTGGGAAGTTCTGTCACATTGACTTCGTCAACTGGAGGTTCTTACCTTTGGTCGGATGGCTCAACAACGCAAGCAATTACGGTATCTAGTTCAGGATCTTATTCAGTAACGATTACAACAGGAGGATGTTCGGCTTCAAGTACACCAACTACTGTTACAGTAAATCCAACGCCACCAACACCAACAATCACTGCGGGTGGTCCAACCAATTTTTGTGCTGGTGATTCTGTTCAATTGACTTCTTCAACAGCTGCTAGTTACTTATGGTCGAATGGTGAAACAACGCAATCTATCTGGGTTCATTTAACTGGAACGTATACGGTTACGGTTTCAAATGGAACGTGTTCTTCACAAGCATCTTTACCAACTTCAGTTACTTTAATCGATTGTAATGTTGATACGGATGGTGATGGATTGACAGATTTTGAAGAGGTTACAGATACGGGAACAGATCCAAATAACCCAGATACCGATGGTGATGGTGTTTTAGATGGGGAAGAAGTGAATGGAGTAGACGATCCGTCAACACCTTATGTTGCTACAGGAACTTCAGACCCTCTTGACCCATGTGATCCAATTAATACAAGTCCAGCTTGTGATACAGATGGAGATGGATTGAATAATGGGGATGAAGCAACGAATGGAACAGATCCAACAAATCCAGATACCGATGGTGATGGATACACAGATGGATATGAAGTAACTAACGGATCAGATCCATTAGATCCATGTGACCCAAATAATATGAGCGTTGCTTGTGATAGTGATGGCGATGGATTGACAAATGGCGATGAAGCTACAGCTGGTACAAATCCAAATAATCCGGATACGGATGGAGATGGAGTATTGGATGGAGAAGAAGTTCACGGAGTTAATGATTCATCAACACCTTATACACCAACAGGAACTTCAAATCCTCTTGATCCATGCGATCCGCTACCAACAAGTGTTGCTTGTGATGGAGATGGAGATGGAGTATCAGATGATGATGAGGCTACAAATGGAACAAATCCAAATGATCCAGACACGGATGGTGATGGAGTATTGGATGGGGAAGAAGTTTATGGAATTGATAACCCTTCAACATCGTATGTTGCAACAGGAACTTCTGATCCGCTTAATCCATGTGATCCACTTCCAAATTCTCCCGCATGTGATTCAGGTACAGGTGGAATTGAGAGTGTTGTTGTTCCAGAAGGATTCTCGCCAAATGGAGATAACTCCAACGAGGTATTAATCATTCCTAATTTGAGTAATTATCCAGATCATTCCTTTAAAGTGTTTAATCGATGGGGAGCTGAAGTATATAAAGCAAGTCCTTACAATAATGATTGGGATGGGACTATGCAGGGTAAAATGGCAGTTGGGAAAGATGTTTTACCAGAAGGCACATACTTCTACATCCTTCAATTAAACGCAGATAAAATAATCAAAGGTTACATCTATTTAACACGATAA